One genomic region from Yamadazyma tenuis chromosome 4, complete sequence encodes:
- the NDE1_2 gene encoding NADH:ubiquinone oxidoreductase (COG:C; EggNog:ENOG503NTXJ), whose product MFRSFGQTAKISRTARFGMSNIRFNSTTSSPKKVSGFSTLWKNTKRITALAILGSVGFVGYKIYADKEPANQIKQVPVFETGQRKKTLVILGSGWGSISLLKNLDTALYNVVVVSPRNYFLFTPLLPSCPTGTVELRSIIEPVRSVTRRLPGEVIYLEAEATKIDPVNNKLTIKQSTTVHSGHSGKDTSSSKSTLNSVEEITTSLNYDYLVVGVGAQPSTFGIPGVAENSLFLKEVSDSIKIRKKLMDVVEAANILPKGDADRKRLLSIVVCGGGPTGVEVAGELQDYIDQDLKKWIPEVASEVKVTLVEALPNVLNMFNKKLVDYTKQVFQDTNIDLKTNTMVKQVTDKNVIAQVKSPKDGSTEIVEIPYGLLIWATGNAPRPITRDLTSKIEEQKNARRGLLVNDKLLVDGTDNIFALGDCTFTKFAPTAQVAFQEGIFLGSHFKKLHEIESLDFQVKNAKDLDSVQIERLSKKSAKLKEKLPIFKYNHQGSLAYIGSERAVADLVWGDWSNVTTGGTITYLFWRSAYIYMCLSVRNQFLVCLDWMKVSLFGRDISRE is encoded by the coding sequence ATGTTCAGATCGTTTGGCCAGACGGCTAAGATCTCCCGTACCGCCAGATTTGGTATGTCGAACATCAGATTCAATTCTACTACCTCATCGCCCAAAAAAGTTAGTGGTTTCTCGACTTTGTGGAAGAACACCAAGAGAATCACCGCTTTAGCTATTTTGGGTTCTGTGGGTTTTGTTGGTTACAAGATATACGCCGACAAAGAACCTGCCAACCAGATTAAACAAGTACCAGTTTTCGAAACaggccaaagaaagaaaacattggtgattttgggtTCGGGTTGGGGTTCCATCTCCTTGTTAAAGAATTTGGATACCGCCTTATACAACGTTGTGGTGGTTAGTCCTAGAAACTACTTCTTGTTCACTCCTTTGTTACCCTCCTGTCCAACTGGAACTGTTGAATTACGTTCCATCATTGAACCTGTTAGATCCGTTACCAGAAGATTACCTGGTGAAGTTATTTATTTAGAAGCTGAAGCTACTAAAATTGACCCTGTTAATAACAAATTGACCATTAAGCAATCTACTACTGTCCACTCTGGTCACTCCGGTAAGgacacttcttcttccaagtccactCTTAACAGTGTGGAAGAGATTACTACTTCTTTGAACTATGACTACTTGGTGGTTGGTGTCGGTGCTCAACCTTCTACTTTCGGTATTCCTGGTGTTGCTGAAAACTCccttttcttgaaggaagtGAGTGACtccatcaaaatcagaaAAAAGTTGATGGATGTAGTTGAAGCTGCCAATATTTTACCTAAGGGTGATGCTGACAGAAAGAGATTGTTGTCCATTGTTGTTTGCGGTGGTGGTCCaacaggtgttgaagttgctgGTGAATTGCAAGATTACATTGAccaagatttgaagaaatggatCCCAGAAGTTGCCAGTGAAGTCAAGGTCACTTTGGTCGAAGCTTTGCCTAACGTCTTGAAtatgttcaacaagaaattggttgaCTACACGAAGcaagttttccaagatACTAACATTGATTTGAAAACCAACACCATGGTTAAACAGGTGACTGACAAGAACGTTATTGCTCAAGTGAAATCTCCAAAAGATGGATCTACCGAAATAGTTGAAATTCCTTACGGTTTATTAATCTGGGCTACTGGCAATGCACCAAGACCTATTACTAGAGACCTTACAtccaagattgaagaacaaaagaaTGCTAGAAGAGGTTTGCTAGTTAACGACAAATTGTTGGTTGATGGTACCGATAACATTTTTGCTTTAGGTGACTGTACTTTCACCAAGTTCGCTCCAACTGCTCAAGTGGCTTTCCAAGAAGGTATATTCTTAGGTTCTCACTTTAAGAAGTTGCACGAAATTGAGTCGTTGGACTTCCAAGTCAAGAATGCTAAAGATTTGGACTCtgttcaaattgaaagaCTTTCTAAGAAGCtggccaaattgaaggaaaagttGCCAATATTCAAATATAATCATCAAGGTTCTTTGGCTTACATTGGTTCTGAAAGAGCTGTAGCCGATTTGGTGTGGGGTGACTGGTCCAATGTTACTACCGGTGGTACCATAACCTACTTGTTCTGGAGATCTGCCTATATCTATATGTGTCTTTCTGTCAGAAACCAATTCTTGGTATGTTTGGATTGGATGAAAGTGTCACTTTTCGGAAGAGATATTTCGAGAGAGTGA
- the AXL1 gene encoding Endoprotease (MEROPS:MER0001219; EggNog:ENOG503NU09; COG:O) produces METTAISISVNSGSNNDGDIKGLAHLVEHMLFSGTKEFRQPYFLIDNISKAGGTINAFTSYNQTNYHLEASNTSKSIRNINPQVKSDDGVVGYLIHMFSRFFKNPVFNNQCIKNEIKDINEEHLANLNSESKRFYHCLKLLVSETHSFHSFATGNTNTLSSIPKLRKHLVNYFERYYYASNIKIVIKSSLSLNQLQKLAVMNFNDIPDKPISPQLALPFFQTYEKGNLLQVETTKQPKMRVVFPINQLNDSLIQISKVWIELLGQEEPGSLCFHLLKQNFATEVNVFDQLVDFNNLMIFIEIHLTTNGYNNIKTIMRYISAYIKLILRSPVKRIGKVIDQCLRLEKFEFIYQDNDDSSMDEVSCLSERLHYLHPSDVLVGYKLQSNLPTSLFLIETKRWLNIRSSNLIVFGPSTIDSRPMKCQLSDEYYTLNYCVCRLDSKSVDYDSVPEFKLPERNKFLIWSHEELDSMLHQFHEFQGNMNMNVKFKIDQPPFLAEHSQNLELWFKKEFTFNSKCFVSFQLCSKSLEHNCRHLVAVDLLCEALGVALASSLYHSEKLGFSWSIYPSLNGTNSITITLIGINMLFKEILQELIGIVVDELRNLQSLPYSLFMRYRVGLRKRYKKLYEEEYLVQSMAAGMFVMETNVFSIEEKCETLEEIVLEEVVAISLSLINDSYTSIFLNGDGTVDDCYDISHIINRLSNHLSLDTTRKVNDPSSFQPIIGKFRFEIPAATANDFCYFYIHLGERNNSYIRTISKLLEYVTGRNIHKLKSERNLGYRIVSGLKIFRKTMGLFLYVESNEYSYKMLSRNIEDYLHVIESEIESLNNEQFREQMLNPCLNSLEFHNETQFSPDTVFDLLPCKASTNFENDSKSYFIHKSTWVQILNRNYRFNAKNGNEEVDVDLLRRVTRVELLKMFTLLVSPDSESRSIITITNDENSQRLSQKINDYIDSRSLSITSEAKSNLLKINEFDIIKEVLEKRFTQKNGMNIKGFLKPIGNDSQYLYPSKQKERTMGVSRYHHTTDIIKDQQDHLERLEVYISGQ; encoded by the coding sequence ATGGAAACGACTGCAATATCAATTCTGGTAAACTCTGGTTCCAATAACGACGGTGATATTAAAGGATTGGCTCACTTGGTTGAGCATATGCTTTTCAGTGGAACAAAAGAGTTTCGTCAACCTTACTTTCTAATTGACAATATATCCAAAGCGGGCGGAACCATTAATGCTTTCACCAGTTACAATCAGACAAATTACCATTTGGAAGCTTCTAATACTTCCAAGTCTATTAGAAACATAAATCCACAAGTAAAGTCTGATGACGGAGTAGTAGGATACTTGATACACATGTTCTCGAGGTTCTTTAAGAACCCagttttcaacaaccaatGCATTAAGAACGAGATAAAGGACATTAATGAAGAGCATCTAGCCAACTTGAATTCCGAAAGCAAGAGATTCTATCATTGTTTGAAATTATTGGTATCTGAAACACACAGTTTCCATAGTTTTGCTACTGGTAACACTAACACTTTAAGTTCAATTCCCAAGCTTAGAAAGCATTTAGTCAATTATTTTGAGCGGTACTATTATGCCAGCAATATAAAGATAGTGATCAAAAGCTCCTTGTCTTTaaaccaacttcaaaagctAGCGGTGATGAATTTTAATGACATTCCTGATAAACCAATATCCCCTCAACTTGCCCTACCATTCTTTCAAACTTATGAGAAAGGAAATCTACTCCAAGTGGAAACCACTAAACAGCCCAAAATGAGGGTGGTGTTTCCTATAAACCAGTTGAATGATAGCTTAATTCAAATATCTAAAGTGTGGATAGAGCTTTTGGGGCAAGAAGAACCTGGTTCTCTATGTTTTcatttgttgaagcaaaattttgcaaccgaaGTGAATGTCTTTGACCAGCtagttgatttcaacaatttgatgatattcATAGAAATTCATTTAACAACCAATGGATACAACAATATTAAGACCATAATGAGGTACATTTCGGCATATATAAAACTAATTTTAAGGTCCCCCGTTAAAAGAATTGGGAAAGTAATTGATCAGTGCTTGAGGCTAgagaagtttgagttcATATACCAAGACAACGATGATAGTTCCATGGATGAGGTAAGTTGTCTCAGTGAACGCCTTCATTATTTACACCCAAGTGATGTACTAGTGGGGTACAAGCTTCAAAGCAATTTACCGACCAGTCTCTTTCTAATAGAGACGAAACGTTGGCTTAATATTCGAAGTCTGAATCTCATAGTCTTTGGTCCTTCCACTATTGATAGCAGGCCCATGAAGTGTCAACTATCAGATGAGTATTATACATTGAACTACTGTGTTTGCAGACTTGACTCTAAAAGCGTTGATTATGATTCGGTTCCGGAATTCAAATTGCCAGAGAGAAATAAATTCCTAATTTGGTCACATGAGGAGTTAGATTCAATGTTGCACCAGTTTCATGAGTTCCAAGGAAATATGAATATGAatgtcaagttcaaaataGATCAACCACCTTTCCTCGCTGAACATTCCCAAAACTTAGAGTTGTGGTTCAAAAAGGAGTTCACTTTTAATTCGAAGTGTTTTGTCTCATTTCAATTAtgttcaaagtcattggaGCACAACTGTCGCCATTTGGTTGCTGTTGACCTACTTTGTGAAGCTTTAGGCGTTGCACTAGCATCATCTTTATATCATTCAGAAAAATTAGGCTTCTCGTGGTCGATTTATCCGCTGTTAAATGGAACAAATTCCATAACTATCACTTTGATTGGTATAAATATGCTATTCAAAGAAATTTTACAAGAACTAATAGGCATTGTGGTAGATGAATTGAGAAACTTACAATCCTTGCCTTACTCACTTTTCATGAGGTATAGAGTCGGACTAAGAAAACGTTATAAGAAATTATACGAAGAGGAATATTTGGTTCAATCTATGGCAGCAGGAATGTTTGTTATGGAAACAAACGTATTTTCGATAGAAGAAAAGTGTGAAACACTCGAAGAAATAGTACTCGAAGAAGTTGTGGCCATCTCATTGCTGTTGATCAACGATTCATATACGAGCATTTTCCTCAATGGAGATGGAACAGTTGACGACTGTTATGATATATCCCATATCATTAATAGGCTATCTAATCATTTGTCACTCGATACAACTCGAAAGGTGAACGATCCTAGCAGCTTTCAACCAATCATTGGCAAATTTAGATTTGAAATACCGGCTGCAACAGCCAATGACTTCTGTTACTTCTATATCCATTTAGGGGAAAGAAATAATTCTTACATTAGAACTATTAGCAAACTCTTGGAGTATGTTACTGGAAGAAATATTCATAAGCTTAAGAGTGAACGAAATCTAGGATACAGAATTGTAAGTGGGTTGAAAATCTTCAGGAAAACCATGGGCCTTTTTCTTTATGTGGAAAGCAATGAATACAGTTACAAAATGCTTTCTAGGAATATAGAGGATTACCTCCATGTGATAGAAAGTGAGATTGAAAGCTTGAATAATGAGCAATTCAGAGAACAGATGCTCAATCCATGTCTTAATTCTCTTGAATTTCATAATGAGACGCAATTCTCCCCTGATACAGTCTTTGATTTGTTACCTTGTAAAGCAAGCAccaactttgaaaatgatagCAAGAGCTATTTTATTCATAAAAGTACCTGGGTGCAAATTTTAAACAGAAACTACCGTTTTAATGCAAAGAATGGAAATGAAGAAGTAGACGTTGACCTTTTGAGGAGGGTTACTAGAGTAGAGCTTTTAAAGATGTTCACCCTATTAGTATCACCAGATTCAGAGTCCAGGTCCATAATTACAATAACCAATGATGAAAACTCTCAAAGATTATCACAGAAAATCAATGATTACATCGATAGCAGAAGTTTGAGTATCACTTCTGAAGCGAaatcaaacttgttgaagataaaTGAGTTTGATATTATCAAAGAGGTACTTGAGAAAAGGTTTACCCAGAAAAATGGTATGAATATAAAAGGGTTTCTAAAGCCAATTGGAAACGATTCTCAGTATCTATACCCCCTGAAACAAAAAGAACGAACTATGGGAGTTTCCAGATATCACCATACTACAGATATAATTAAGGATCAACAGGACCATTTGGAGAGACTTGAGGTTTATATTTCTGGTCAATAG
- the SAP9_1 gene encoding aspartyl protease (MEROPS:MER0000948; EggNog:ENOG503NXPH; COG:O), whose translation MKFVSLVAVTVLASLGSATSVEENDNGFFKLGFEVKRGDGLANIDSDKKGRFVKRASSNNPIEVQLENAETFYIADLNIGSKEDKVQVLVDTGSSDLWVMSGDVKCLASSSSSTKKRNLASDIGAHRGGNVIDIASKPTKTVNKGILNEYSSLLSEIGIEATDVSYESSDPWVDPGLGGFASLVSESSYESGQSGSDGDSDASATVDCTSYGSFSTEGSDTFKKNSSSDLFDISYADGSEAIGVWGTDDVKIGNVTVKGLSLAVVNESSSDVGVLGIGLPGSEVTYSGSSSSSYEYDNLPLRLKALGYLKKVVYSLYLGDSDSKYGDLLFGAVDTSKYSGDLTTFPIVNSYASLGISSPIRLEINLDSVSAAASNSSSKHKVADNGYTALLDSGTTLCYFPESVVTKLGESFNLDYSQNVGAYSIDCNLDSAAQVVFTFSGTSYSVSLSSFILESDGDTCYLGIIGQSADSETGLESYILGDNFLRNFYVVYDLEDLTISLAKAKHDSSDSNIESVLSTIPGASSAKNAKTSALTGGSESPSATAVTTLANGSDSTSEATEDSDSDSGSDGDSGNTKDSFAFRVAPSFFMVFASLTLVAFF comes from the coding sequence ATGAAGTTCGTCTCCTTGGTAGCAGTAACGGTTTTGGCTAGTTTGGGACTGGCCACCTCAGTagaagaaaatgataaTGGGTTTTTCAAACTCGGTTTCGAAGTCAAAAGAGGTGACGGCCTTGCTAATATTGATTCTGACAAGAAGGGAAGATTCGTCAAAAGAGCCTCATCCAACAACCCTATTGAAGTCCAGCTTGAAAATGCCGAAACCTTCTACATTGCTGATTTGAATATTGGCTCTAAGGAAGATAAAGTCCaggttttggtggatacTGGCTCGTCTGATTTGTGGGTGATGTCTGGTGACGTGAAATGCttagcttcttcttcttcttctaccaAAAAGCGGAACTTAGCATCAGATATCGGAGCTCATAGAGGTGGTAATGTGATTGATATCGCTAGTAAACCAACCAAAACCGTCAACAAGGGTATTCTTAATGAATACTCAAGTCTTTTGAGTGAAATTGGAATTGAGGCTACAGACGTTTCTTATGAGTCATCTGACCCTTGGGTTGACCCAGGTTTGGGTGGATTCGCTAGTTTGGTCAGTGAATCCTCTTATGAATCTGGCCAAAGTGGTTCTGATGGTGATCTGGATGCTAGTGCAACTGTTGATTGTACATCTTATGGTTCTTTCAGTACTGAGGGTTCGGAtactttcaaaaagaactCTTCCAGTGACCTCTTCGACATCTCCTACGCGGATGGTAGTGAAGCCATTGGGGTATGGGGTACTGATGATGTTAAAATCGGTAACGTGACCGTCAAGGGCTTGAGCTTAGCTGTGGTTAATGAAAGTTCTTCTGACGTTGGAGTTTTGGGTATTGGATTGCCTGGTTCCGAAGTCACTTACTCAGGTTCATCCAGCTCTTCCTATGAGTACGATAACTTACCGTTAAGATTAAAAGCATTGGGCTATCTCAAGAAAGTCGTTTACTCTTTATACTTGGGGGATTCCGACTCCAAATACGGTGATCTCTTGTTTGGAGCTGTGGATACTTCAAAATATTCGGGTGATTTAACCACTTTTCCCATTGTTAACAGCTATGCTTCTTTGGGTATCTCATCACCCATCAGGTTGGAAATTAATTTGGACAGTGTCAGCGCAGCCGCTTCCAACTCATCTAGTAAACACAAAGTAGCTGATAACGGTTACACTGCTTTATTGGATTCTGGTACTACGTTGTGTTACTTTCCTGAAAGTGTAGTTACCAAGTTGGGTGAATCTTTCAACCTTGACTACTCTCAAAATGTTGGTGCCTATTCAATTGATTGTAACCTCGATTCAGCTGCTCAAGTCGTTTTCACATTTTCTGGTACCAGTTATTCAGTTTCTTTATCAAGCTTCATTCTTGAAAGTGATGGAGACACTTGTTATCTTGGTATCATTGGACAATCAGCGGATTCTGAAACTGGTTTGGAATCCTACATTCTTGGTGACAATTTCCTCAGAAACTTTTATGTGGTTTATGACTTGGAAGATTTAACTATCTCCTTGGCAAAGGCCAAGCACGACTCTTCTGACTCAAACATCGAAAGTGTTTTGAGTACTATTCCCGGTGCTTCTAGTGCCAAGAATGCAAAGACATCTGCTTTGACAGGTGGATCTGAATCACCCTCTGCTACAGCTGTAACAACCTTAGCTAATGGTTCTGACTCTACTTCCGAAGCCACAGAAGACTCAGATTCAGACTCTGGGTCCGATGGCGATTCAGGTAACACGAAGGATTCCTTTGCCTTCAGGGTTGCTCCTAGCTTTTTCATGGTATTTGCATCTCTAACCTTGGTTGCCTTTTTTTAA
- the PGA52 gene encoding GPI-anchored protein 52 (COG:S; EggNog:ENOG503NY6P) gives MAANRTLKSAKIEQYPKQSTTQLYRHVLSLFMFQLIPLVLQATAIAAASASKANVLEFSNVGFSGTYKHVSALEDIYSDSCSCSLSDSTTSFSGSNAPLNEELSVHFRGPLTLSKFAYYVSDNFEVDSGDSEDWERLAYYEASSQTADNVTFLTKAGKNSSCLGVGLTYADSDGISKADSSTILEEGALLASNEEFVIFSNISCGDSGIDGDCGVYRSDTPAYHGFYGAIKMFLFEFTMPEETSLKKGSVSNWNMPAIWLLNSNIPRTSQYGTNVNCSCWRSGCGEFDVFEIMNYTSSQVGKLRSTIHDYQGTDDIETGIQVPGYFSRDYKGTMIGGVVFDGSGAVYSFISNSTTFNDTIPASSVKSLVSVSDEVATALSSVPVASSTASGSSSSSSSKDSSGAHISAFGAVATVIMTILQMLF, from the exons atggctgcaaatagGACCTTGAAAAGTGCAA aaattgaacaatatcCTAAGCAAAG CACAACGCAGCTTTATAGACACGTTTTATCCCTATTTATGTTTCAATTAATTCCGCTCGTTCTTCAAGCTACAGCTATTGCTGCTGCTTCTGCATCCAAAGCTAATGTTCTTGAGTTTTCTAATGTTGGGTTCCTGGGTACTTATAAACATGTCTCAGCCCTTGAAGACATTTATTCCGATTCTTGTTCATGTCTGTTAAGTGATTCCACCACTCTGTTCTCCGGATCGAATGCCCCTCTTAACGAAGAGCTTTCAGTCCATTTTAGAGGCCCCTTAACCCTTAGCAAGTTTGCTTATTATGTTTCCGACaactttgaagttgattccGGTGACTCCGAAGATTGGGAACGTTTAGCTTACTACGAAGCTTCGTCACAAACCGCTGATAACGTTACTTTCCTCACTAAAGCCGGAAAAAACTCCTCCTGTTTAGGTGTTGGGTTGACCTATGCAGACAGCGATGGTATCTCTAAGGCAGATTCTTCTAcgattcttgaagaaggtgcTTTACTTGCTTCTAACGAAGAATTTGTcatcttttccaacatTTCATGTGGTGATTCCGGTATCGACGGAGACTGTGGTGTCTACCGTTCAGATACCCCTGCCTATCATGGGTTCTACGGTGCTATCAAGATGTTCTTGTTTGAGTTCACCATGCCTGAAGAAACCTCTTTAAAGAAGGGTTCAGTATCAAACTGGAACATGCCCGCTATCTGGCTTTTGAACTCTAATATTCCTCGGACTTCTCAATACGGTACAAATGTAAACTGTTCCTGTTGGAGATCTGGATGTGGTGAgtttgatgtttttgaaatcatGAACTACACTTCCTCTCAAGTAGGAAAGTTGCGTTCCACCATTCATGACTACCAAGGAACCGACGATATTGAAACTGGTATACAAGTTCCAGGATACTTTTCAAGAGATTATAAAGGGACAATGATAGGTGGGGTTGTATTTGATGGTAGTGGAGCTGTCTATTCATTCATATCAAATTCCACCACCTTTAACGATACCATACCTGCTTCTAGTGTGAAGAGTTTGGTGTCAGTCCTGGACGAAGTTGCTACTGCTTTATCAAGCGTGCCTGTTGCTTCTAGTACTGCTTCCGGgtcttcttcctcctcctcctctAAAGATAGTTCAGGAGCTCATATTTCGGCATTTGGGGCCGTTGCTACCGTTATTATGACTATCTTACAAATGTTGTTCTAG
- a CDS encoding nucleoside-diphosphate-sugar epimerase (COG:V; EggNog:ENOG503NVWR) produces MGTRKHDKEAVLVSGASGFLGGHVVKQLLEKEFFVIATVRSEQAGKVLKSELANIDDFTYELVQLSDKLSFDKVFIKHPNISKIIHTAAPFDFRVPNLRKDVIEATVEGTRNLLASTLENAPNVTHIVNTSNLISHFTLDQYSNTALILNEKCWCNYSFEEGIQNPFKASHYSKANAEKVFWEFISSHKDRFTGSSVSPGFMFGPQPFDQYVLKSSLNTSSELINEVLNLGPEDLDHLPNLFGYLTDVRDVARLQISTFTNESTHNKRLVPVSGQFSMHGILNFAKDRFPKISKQLPPRARVEIKLFQIDDSATREVLDFPLTLGEVTIYDSIKQILQVKNRL; encoded by the coding sequence ATGGGCACAAGGAAACATGACAAGGAAGCGGTATTAGTGTCGGGGGCTAGTGGGTTCTTGGGAGGACATGTTGTCAAGCAACTCTTAGAAAAGGAATTCTTTGTGATAGCAACTGTTAGATCTGAACAAGCAGGTAAAGTCCTTAAAAGTGAGCTTGCTAATATTGACGATTTCACCTATGAATTAGTACAATTGTCCGACAAGCTCTCGTTTGATAAGGTATTCATAAAGCACCCTAACATCTCAAAAATAATACATACTGCTGCACCGTTTGACTTTCGAGTACCTAACCTTCGGAAGGATGTGATCGAAGCAACTGTGGAAGGAACCCGAAATCTTTTGGCTTCAACGTTGGAAAATGCTCCCAATGTCACCCATATAGTCAATACCTCCAATCTTATATCTCATTTTACCTTGGATCAATACAGCAACACCGCATTGATATTGAATGAGAAATGCTGGTGCAATTACAGCTTCGAAGAGGGGATACAAAATCCGTTCAAGGCGAGTCATTATAGCAAAGCAAACGCTGAAAAAGTGTTTTGGGAATTTATTTCATCTCATAAGGATCGCTTCACTGGAAGCAGTGTTTCCCCTGGATTCATGTTTGGGCCTCAACCTTTTGATCAATATGTACTAAAAAGTCTGCTTAATACTTCGTCGGAGCTAATAAATGAAGTTTTAAACTTGGGCCCTGAAGATCTTGACCACCTTCCAAATTTATTTGGGTACCTCACTGACGTCCGAGATGTAGCTAGGTTACAAATCAGCACCTTTACAAATGAAAGCACCCACAATAAACGATTGGTACCAGTATCAGGACAGTTTAGCATGCATGGCATTCTTAATTTTGCAAAAGATAGATTTCCTAAAATCTCAAAACAGCTACCACCAAGAGCAAGGGTAGAAATCAAACTTTTTCAGATTGACGATTCGGCCACGCGAGAAGTTTTAGACTTTCCTTTAACACTTGGGGAAGTCACCATATATGACTCTATCAagcaaattcttcaagtcaagAATCGATTGTAG
- a CDS encoding uncharacterized protein (COG:U; EggNog:ENOG503P9QN) encodes MDNNTSPNLNYDSLGSSISSISSSYSFHNPRLRYYLSKSFDVEDDMEFCPEINADSFNVGGHSPGIKKFNPYTASVFSPTTGVASSNGDQMSPVSNQPQSPRVSTPRIRKPLEIVNPSTKMRMSGSVSPTVESIPSQSHTPVPSNRTVQPIVLTLREMPSDLSVLPAGIIDKLTQQHSIFLGFIKSQPQLQEYNSDTMAFLDSQIHTINQVIELVEEYTQTSERINELIKTIKNVYTEFTDLEMIQYKLLAENFNQDSLKAKFRKVIAAEDQESKAFIKEYTNQDTQVNSSRLDEMLESFKKSRKKYHLRSEKMNRWNEERVTGFI; translated from the exons ATGGATAACAACACGAGTCCTAACTTGAATTACGATTCTTTAGGTTCGTCCATCtcatcaatttcatcttcttaTTCGTTTCATAACCCAAGGTTGAGATACTACTTGTCCAAATCTTTTGATGTCGAAGATGATATGGAGTTTTGTCCCGAAATTAATGCTGACAGCTTCAATGTTGGTGGCCACAGTCCTGGAATTAAGAAGTTTAACCCCTACACTGCATCGGTATTTTCGCCCACCACTGGTGTTGCTAGCAGTAACGGCGACCAGATGTCTCCTGTTAGCAACCAACCCCAGAGTCCTCGGGTGTCAACCCCTAGAATCAGGAAACCCCTTGAGATTGTCAACCCTCTGACCAAAATGAGG ATGTCCGGTAGTGTTTCACCAACGGTGGAGCTGATCCCCTCGCAATCGCATACTCCAGTACCTTCGAATCGAACTGTGCAACCAATTGTGTTGACGCTTCGTGAAATGCCTCTGGATCTCAGTGTTTTACCTGCGGGAATTATTGATAAGCTTACGCAACAGCACTCCATATTTTTGGGGTTTATCAAGCTGCAACCACAATTACAGGAGTATAACTCTGATACAATGGCCTTCTTAGACTCTCAGATCCACACCATCAACCAAGTGATCGAATTGGTAGAAGAGTATACTCAAACAAGTGAACGTatcaatgagttgattAAGACCATTAAAAATGTCTATACAGAATTCACCGATTTAGAGATGATCCAGTACAAATTATTGGCGgaaaacttcaaccaagATAGCTTGAAAGCAAAGTTCCGGAAGGTCATAGCGGCTGAGGATCAAGAGTCCAAAGCATTTATAAAAGAGTACACCAACCAAGATACTCAAGTCAATTCTAGCAGGCTAGACGAAATGCTTGAAAGCTTTAAAAAGAGTAGAAAGAAGTATCACCTACGAAGCGAAAAAATGAACCGCTGGAACGAGGAACGGGTGACAGGTTTTATTTAA